In Triticum aestivum cultivar Chinese Spring chromosome 5B, IWGSC CS RefSeq v2.1, whole genome shotgun sequence, the following proteins share a genomic window:
- the LOC123117420 gene encoding uncharacterized protein: MESAQKKKVGSMEVEMPGVVPVSATVAALPAAVRFVSLWALVTPFVLFLVFGVWALLTSALSMFFPQKDAEASALDVGIVCCAALQAAAAVLAVRLPCRRVWVRYALAYLALALTIAGHFMYFAQADCFSRITCTVGMYEYAAGDIICFLALLLGPLLEACQDRVRCRLAQLS; encoded by the exons ATGGAGTCGGCGCAGAAGAAGAAGGTTGGATCCATGGAGGTGGAGATGCCTGGTGTGGTTCCTGTGAGCGCGACGGTGGCCGCTCTTCCGGCCGCTGTCAGATTTGTCAGCCTTTGGGCGCTCGTCACCCCCTTCGTCTTGTTCCTCGTCTTCGGCGTTTGGGCGCTCCTCACCTCCGCACTG TCTATGTTCTTTCCGCAGAAGGACGCGGAGGCGAGCGCCCTGGACGTCGGGATCGTGTGCTGCGCCGCGCTCCAGGCGGCCGCGGCGGTGCTGGCTGTGCGGCTCCCGTGCCGCCGCGTCTGGGTCCGCTACGCCTTGGCCTACCTCGCCCTCGCGCTCACCATCGCCGGCCACTTTATGTACTTCGCCCAAGCAGACTGCTTCTCCAGAATCACCTGCACCGTCGGCATGTACGAGTACGCTGCGGGCGATATCATCTGCTTCCTGGCCCTCCTCCTTGGCCCCCTCCTGGAAGCATGCCAAGATCGAGTACGTTGCCGATTAGCTCAGCTAAGCTAG
- the LOC123113934 gene encoding B2 protein produces MAMEGYDREFWQFGDQLRLQTATFSGLSLGDSIWSPADNTAPRARNADLFSPSPAPDNNSAGFAAAKMNGSLNGPGLIGSGKLAFGATTTSKADRYNNVSLADAKPYANANANANGMYGAKPNNTNMNNGFGLNKMAAGGGGYGNFNSGNEGVKSYFNKSIGRPASNNSSSNNFSGYGGKKGAADGKKKHAKNERGDSNHGAASEKRFKTLPASEALPRNEPIGGYIFVCNNDTMEENLKRQLFGLPSRYRDSVRAIRPGLPLFLYNYSTHQLHGIFEAASFGGANIDPAAWEDKKCNGESRFPAQVRVATRKICDPLEEDAFRPILHHYDGPKFRLELSITEALSLLDIFEDKDEA; encoded by the exons ATGGCGATGGAGGGCTACGACCGCGAGTTCTGGCAGTTCGGCGACCAGCTGCGCCTCCAGACGGCCACCTTCTCCGGCCTCTCCCTCGGCGACTCCATCTGGTCCCCCGCCGACAACACCGCCCCCCGCGCCCGCAACGCCGACCTCTTCTCCCCATCCCCGGCGCCCGACAACAACAGCGCCGGGTTCGCCGCCGCCAAGATGAACGGCAGCCTCAACGGGCCCGGCCTCATCGGGTCCGGCAAGCTCGCCttcggcgccaccaccaccagcaAGGCCGACCGCTACAACAACGTCAGCCTCGCCGACGCCAAGCCCTACGCCAACGCCAACGCCAACGCCAACGGCATGTACGGTGCCAAGCCCAACAACACCAACATGAACAACGGCTTCGGGCTCAACAagatggctgccggcggcgggggctACGGCAACTTCAACAGCGGCAACGAGGGGGTGAAGAGCTACTTCAACAAGTCCATCGGCAGGCCGgccagcaacaacagcagcagcaacaacttcaGCGGCTACGGCGGCAAGAAGGGCGCCGCGGACGGCAAGAAGAAGCACGCCAAGAACGAGCGAGGGGACAGCAACCACGGCGCCGCGTCGGAGAAGCGGTTCAAGacgctgccggcgtccgaggcgcTCCCCCGGAACGAGCCCATCGGAGGATACATCTTCGTCTGCAACAACGACACTATGGAGGAGAACCTCAAGAGGCAGCTCTTCG GGTTGCCATCCAGATACAGAGATTCAGTGAGGGCAATCAGGCCAGGGCTGCCCCTCTTCCTCTACAACTACTCCACCCACCAGCTCCACGGCATCTTCGAA GCTGCGAGCTTTGGCGGAGCGAACATCGACCCGGCGGCGTGGGAGGACAAGAAGTGCAACGGCGAGTCCCGCTTCCCTGCACAG GTGAGGGTGGCCACAAGGAAGATCTGCGACCCGCTGGAGGAGGACGCCTTCCGCCCGATCCTGCACCACTACGACGGGCCCAAGTTCCGGCTGGAGCTCAGCATCACCGAGGCCCTCTCCCTTCTCGATATATTTGAAGACAAGGACGAGGCCTGA